Genomic window (Streptomyces sp. SLBN-31):
GCAGCACGTGCGAGGCGAGTTCCTGGTGCCCCGCCGCGCACACCCGTCCCGGCCGCGCGGCGGCGACCCTGCGCGCGTGCCGGGCCTCCTCCAGCGCCCCGCGCAGTCCCTCCGCCGAGTGCACGGCCGCGCTCACCCCGAGCGTGACCTGCCCGTCGTCGTCGAGACCGGCCGACAGCGGCTCCCGTACGGACTGCAGGAGCGCGTCGGCGAGGATCCCCGTCTCCGAGCCGTCGTGCTCCGCGGAGACCGCCGGGAGCGGTACGAGGGCGACGGCCTCCTCCCCGGTGTGCGCGACGGCGATCCGGTCCGAGGGCTCGGGGCCCGTCGCCAGCGGGTCGACCAGGATCTCCTCCAGCAGCGACTGGGCGACCGGGCCGGCCTCGACCCCGGCGTCCCGCCACTCGACGCGGGCCACGACCACCTGCCAGTGCGGGGCGGCCCCGAGGCCGGGCAGCAGGACCGGGGCGGCCACCCGGAGGCGGGCGGCGATCTCGGCGGGCGCGGCGCCCGTCTGCACCAGCTCCAGCACCTCCTGGGCGAGGCGGCGCCGGACCGTGCGGGCGGCGTCCCGGCGGTCGCGCTCGACGGAGATCAGCTGGGTGACGCCCTGCAGGAGGTCCAGGCGCTCGGCGGGCCAGTCGCCCGCGTCCGCCTCGACGGCCAGCAGCCAGTCCGACAGGACCGTCTCCCGGACGTCCCGGGCGGCCTGCGGGGAGCGGCCGCTGCTGTGGATGGGGAAGAGCGAGTACGTCGCCTGCCCGACGCTCAGCCGGTGCGGTCCGCGGCGGCCGGTGCGGGTGGCGGCGAGGTGCTCGGCGGCCAGCTCGGCGCAGACGTCGGGGGGCAGGGCGGGCCCGCCCACCTTGGAGCCGGCGATGAGCCGGCCGGTGGGGGAGAGCACCCAGGCTCTGAGGTCCAGGTCGGAGCCGAGCAGGTCCAGGACCACGTCCGGGCCGCCGCCGGCCGGACCGGAGGTCATCATCCGGCGATGCCGGTCGACCACGGCCGCGAGGTCCCCGGCGCGCTCACCGCTGACCTGCCGCACCACGTGCTCGGTGATCGTCGCGAACGCCACCGACTCGTGCACCGCGAACAGCGGCAGCCGGTTGCGGGCGCAGGCCACCACCAGGTCGTCCGGGACGTCCCCGAGCTCCGCCTCACCGGCCGCCAGGGCGGCGACACCGGCCTGAACCAGGATCCGTACGAAAGGCTCCGAGTCGTCGGCGTCGCGCCTCCAGGCCAGCCCCGTGAGGACCAGCTCGCCGCCCGACAGATAGCGGCTCGGGTCCCGCAGGTCGGTGGTCATGACGCCCCGGACGGTGCGGTCCAGCTCGTCCTCGCCACCGAGCAGCCTCAGGCCCAGCGCATCGGTGTCCACAAGTGCGCGCAGCCGCATTCTCGTCGCCGCCGTTCTATGTCTCGAAATCTACGATGAATCCAGAGGGTGGCCGTGGAGAGAAGTCCGCCGGACGGCACGGAAGCCGCACCCTCGATCGCCGGGCCGTCTCCTGCGTTTCTACAGGAAAACAGGGAGGTAACTGAGAGCCTCCGTTCATACGAATCTACAAGATGCCCGCCCTGGCCAGCCAACTCCTTCATGGTTTCCGTGACTGACCCCCATGGAGTACGGCGTTGTGTACTGACCCCACTCCGCGTGAACAGCACATGAACGAGCCGGTCCCGCCGCACCGGAAGTGGCTCAATTCCGTACCACCAACGAGACGAAGAAGAGAGCCGGTCCATGGACTTCCTTCGCCCCGCCAGCTGGGAGGAGGCGCTCGCCGCCAAGGCCGAGCACCCCACCGCTGTGCCCATCGCGGGCGGCACCGATGTGATGGTCGAGA
Coding sequences:
- a CDS encoding PucR family transcriptional regulator ligand-binding domain-containing protein yields the protein MRLRALVDTDALGLRLLGGEDELDRTVRGVMTTDLRDPSRYLSGGELVLTGLAWRRDADDSEPFVRILVQAGVAALAAGEAELGDVPDDLVVACARNRLPLFAVHESVAFATITEHVVRQVSGERAGDLAAVVDRHRRMMTSGPAGGGPDVVLDLLGSDLDLRAWVLSPTGRLIAGSKVGGPALPPDVCAELAAEHLAATRTGRRGPHRLSVGQATYSLFPIHSSGRSPQAARDVRETVLSDWLLAVEADAGDWPAERLDLLQGVTQLISVERDRRDAARTVRRRLAQEVLELVQTGAAPAEIAARLRVAAPVLLPGLGAAPHWQVVVARVEWRDAGVEAGPVAQSLLEEILVDPLATGPEPSDRIAVAHTGEEAVALVPLPAVSAEHDGSETGILADALLQSVREPLSAGLDDDGQVTLGVSAAVHSAEGLRGALEEARHARRVAAARPGRVCAAGHQELASHVLLLPFVPDDVRRAFTARLLDPLRDYDRRHRAELIPTLEAFLDCDGSWTRCATRLHLHVNTLRYRVGRIEQLTGRDLSRLEDKLDFFLALRMS